The genomic region ACCCGGCGGCGAGCGGCACGTAGATCTTGCAACTGTTCTGGTCGCCGATCCGGTGGCAGCCGATGCAGGTGTTACCGGGCGTGCTGATCGCGTGCGACGTCCATGACGCGAAGTCGGCCCCGAGATTGACGTACTTGCCCCACGGATCGGTCGGCACGCGGTTCCAAACCTGCCCGATCCATGGGCTGTACATGACCGGGCTCGCGTCGTGGCACGACACGCAGCGCTTCGTCGCGGTCGCAGCCGGTTTCCACCAGAATTCCGCGGCCGACGGCCGGCCGGGCGGCGGGGTCTTCTCGTTCGGCGGCGGCACGCGCGACGCGTCCATGCCGCCCGTGCCGCCCTTGTCCGCATGAAACCAGCAGGTCTTGCCGTTGCGCACGTGGTGCAGCACGATGTCGACTTCGTCGTAATACGGGCTGCGGTTCTCGCGGATCTGCTTGCGACGGCAAAACGCCGAGATCTGCGTGTCGCCGTGGGACAGGTCGAGGATCTTCGAGTAAGGCGTGCATTGCCCGGAGGTCGGCGCGTCGTACGGCAACAGCGCCGGGCGATCGCAGGTCATGTGTGCCGTGTACCGCGCGGGCACGCTGCCGTTGACGGTGATCGGCACGTCCGTCCCGCTGTTGCAGTCGAACGCGGGAATCTCGCCGATTTCGTCGGTGCACTGCTGCGCGTATTCGTGCAGGGAGGCATCGGCGCCTTCCGCGGCAAACGAGGCGGGCGCGGCCAGCAGCATCGCCAGCGCCGCGACGCAGGTCCTGATCGTCATGCCGCCTCCTTCGTGTAGCGCATCGCCACCTTGCGGATGGCCTCGATGTATTTGACGTAGCCGGTGCATCGGCACACGTTGCCGCCCACCCACGTCTCGATCATCGCGTCCAGTTCGGCGGCGGGCACCGGCTGCGCGCGCAGATGATCGAGCATCGCGGTCGCGGCCATCAGGAATCCCGACGCGCAGTAGCCGCACTGGAACGCGAACGATTCGAGAAAGCTCTGCTGCAGCGGCGACAGCGTGCCGTCCTGCGCGAGCCCTTCGATCGTGTACACGTGCATGCCGGCCATCGCGCTGACCGGCGTCGAGCACGACAGCGTCTTTTCCATCGGCGCGTCGGGCGTGTTGCGCACGCCGACCGTGCACGCACGGCACACGCCGATGCCGCAGCACAGCTTCGTGCCGGTCAGGTCCTGTCGTTCATGCAGGAAGTCGATGAGGTTCATGTCGGCGTCGTCGGCTGCTGCCTCGACGGGCTGGCCATTCACGACCATGCGGATCGGATCGCTCATTGCAGTGCCTCCCGAATCTTGTCCGGCGTGACCGGCGTGACCCTGAACCTTCGCCCCGTCGCCATCGCCAGCGCATTGAGCAGCGCCGGCGCGATCGGGCATATCACCGCTTCCGCGATGCCGCGCGCATTCGCGGGATCGTTGCCGGGCGGCGGCAGCGCGATCAGCTCTTGCTCGGGAATGTCGGGCAGGCGCGTCACCTCGTAGCGGTCGAGGTTCCATCGGCCGCCACCCGGGCCGTCCGGGCCGAGCGGGCACGTCTCGGTCAGCACGTTGCCGATGCCCATCGCGACCGCGCCCTGCGACTGTCCTTCGACGAGCTCCGGCGACAGTTGCCGCCCGACGCTCACCGCCGACACCACGCGCTCGACCTTCACGCGCCCGTTCGCCGGATCGACGGACACGCCGACGAGCGACGCCGATGGCGCATAGGTCGTGCGCCCGTAGAGGCTCGTGTCGACCGGCGGCGCCTGCAGCGTGCGGTACAGCGGCGTCAGGAAGTAAGGATCGAGGCCGACCGCCACGTAGTCGTAGTCGATTTGCGCACTGCCCGACGCGAACGGATAGGTGCCCTTCCAGAAGTAGCCGGCATAGCTCGCATGCACGGCCGCCACCGTCTGCAGGCCCAGCTCCGTGATGGTGTCGAGCAGCGTCGGCCACGAAATCGGCGCGAGGCCGGTCGCGACGAGCGCACCATTGGCCCAGCGTACGTCCTCGGCCCGCACGGGCACGCCCCACCGCGCACGGGCAGCCGGCAACACGCTTTGCAGGAACAAGGCCTGTGCCGCCCCCTTCACTGCGTGGTACTGATGGAATGCGCCGAGACAGGCGCTCGACGAACCGTACGTATAGCGCACCGTCTTCGGATTGGCCGACGGGTTGCTCGACCGCGTGAGCCCGAGTGCATTGAACGGCCCGATCTCGCTCATGGCGATCGTCTGCGCGTTCTGCCCGAGAAATTCGGACGGTGCGAGCCCCAGCGTCGTGGCCGCGCCGTTACCCATGTCGGTGTACGGCGTGACCACGCGCAGCCGGCTGTCGGGCAGGATCTGCACCATCCCGAACATGCCGTCACCGGAGGTGCCGTACGCCTCGTTCGCCATCGCGAGTCCGACGCCGTAGCGAAGATGGTGCGCAGCGCGTTCCGCGCGGGTGCGCTCGCGTTCGCGCCACAGCGGGTGCTGTTCGAGCCGGTCGAGCAGCGCGTCGAGCTGCAGGTCGAACAGGATCGGCGCACCCGTGATCGCGCGCCCCTTGCCGAGCCCGGGCGTGCCGCCGAGAAAATTGGCGCGACGGATCGCGAACGGCGAGAGCCCGAGCCGGCGCGCGGCCTCGTCCATCAGCGTCTCGACCGCCATGAACGCCTGGGGGCCGCCGAAGCCGCGCTGCGATCCGCCGAACACTTCCCGCGTGTAAGTCGAGGCCGCCTGCGCGCGTGCGCGCGGAATCTCGTAGCAGCTCATCGCGCTCAGCGCGGCGAGCTGCGCGACGTACGGCGACAGGTTCTTCTTGCCGCCGCCGTTCATCAGGAAATCGCACGTGATCGCTTCGAGCTTGCCGCGCCGGTTGAACCACAGCGATTCCGAAAACTGCGTTTCGCAGCGCTTCAACCCGACCTGGAACTGCTCGTAGCGCGACTGCTGCCAGCGTAGCGCGCCCGTCGCGAACGGCGCCGCGAGCGCGAGATAGAGCGGGAAATAGGACTTGTCGCGCCCGCCGAAGCCGCCGCCCGGATAGCACGCGATGACGTGGGCCTCCTTGGCCGCGATGTCGCTGCCCTGAAACAGCGCGAGTGCGCCGGTCGCATCGTCGTTCGCCGACTGCGTACCGAGCACGAGGCTCATTGTCGCGCTGGATGCGTCGTACCAGGCGAGCCCCGCTTCGGGTTCCATGAACATCGGGTCCATCGCCGGCGTCTCGAATCCTTCGTTGCCGGTCGCGCGCACGCCGATCCACGCGCCGGCGGCCGCGTTGCGGGCAATCGTCGCGTCGATGTTGGCGACCGCCTCCTCGCGTTGCTTCAGGTATTCGGCGGTCGGCTTGCCGCTGCTGTCGGTCTGGTAGTTGTCGACGTAGTTGAAGCCGCGTTCGTCATCGCGCACGTAGATCGTCACGGGAGAAAACGGCACGGCCTGCGCGGCCGTCGGGCGCGTGACCGGCGCGCCGTAACGGATCACGCCTTGGTTGAAATCGAGCAGCTTCTTCGCTCGACGATAGACATCGAAGTTCTCGAAGATCAGCAGCGCGGCCGGTTGTCCGTAGCAATCCGCCGCGTGGCCGGTGCGCGCGAGCCAGTAGATGTCCTGGTTCGCGATCGGGTCGGCCTCGGGTGCCAGCGGAATCCGCCGCGCGCTCAGCAATGCGTTGTCGACGACGGCGATCGGCCGCAATTCGGCCGGCAGCACACCGAGGTCGTAGCCTTCGTACACGGCGTCGACCCGATCGCACCGCAACGCATAGAGCCAGTTCTCCTGCTGCGGCCAGCCGACGAAGTCGCGCGACTTGAAGTCGCGTGCGTAGATCTTCTGGCCCGTGACCTTCGGGATGCCGTCGATGCGCCAGCGCGCCTTGCCGGGCACCGGCGCCCAGCCCGGCCCGGCCGCGTCGTCGTCCGCCTGCCCGGCGGCGCCGAGCGCCAGCGCCGGCAAATGGGTGATCGAGATCGCGACGAGCGCGCCGCTCCCGGCCAGCTTCAGAAACGTCCGGCGTGTCACAGGCACATCGATGGCCATGCTGGGTCCCTCGTTCGAATGGTCGTGCCGGCACGGCCGACGCGCGACGCGACGCCGGCCGGGTACGGGCCGCTTCGGGTGTGCTTCGTCGTGCGGGATGTCGGTGCGGAAACGGTCTTGCGGACGCGGTCGCGTGCCGGCGGTCAGGAATCGGGGGGAAGCGGACCGGGGAACGTGCGCGGTGGATTCGCGCGGGCGCCACGGGCCCGCGGATGTCTGCTGGATGAAGCGTCAGGCCACCTGCTTGCCATTGCTTGCTCGTTCATGTTTCCCCCGGCCTTGATCGTGCGTGACTGGCCTGTTTTCCGTATTGTCGGGCCGTCTCTTGATTTTCAAGTGTTGTTGTTCGGTATTTCCGGCACGTGTAACGTTTGCGTCGTCAGTCCCGTGATGCAGGCATGATTTTCAATAATGTAGAAATTCGGGCCGGGTATTTCAAGGAGATTTTCGGATGGCGCGCAGCGGTGCGCAAAAAACGAACGAGAAGCCATTGCCATGAACGACGGAGTCAACAATCCCGCGGATCGTTGCCGTCTTTCACTATCAGGCGAGGTATCGCCGTGCCGTTTCATCCAGGCGCACAACGCGATGCCGGCAAACTTCGCCGGCATTCAGGTTAGCAGTAGGGGGCAGCCGCTAAGGCGGTGGACTACGGCTCGTTCCATGGCCGACCATGGGTCCAGGATGCCTTGACGCCGCTATGGTCAACCTGTCTCGCGGCGCCGCCTGGGGAGGGAGCCTCCATGAAGCC from Burkholderia sp. HI2500 harbors:
- a CDS encoding (2Fe-2S)-binding protein; translation: MSDPIRMVVNGQPVEAAADDADMNLIDFLHERQDLTGTKLCCGIGVCRACTVGVRNTPDAPMEKTLSCSTPVSAMAGMHVYTIEGLAQDGTLSPLQQSFLESFAFQCGYCASGFLMAATAMLDHLRAQPVPAAELDAMIETWVGGNVCRCTGYVKYIEAIRKVAMRYTKEAA
- a CDS encoding xanthine dehydrogenase family protein molybdopterin-binding subunit; this translates as MAIDVPVTRRTFLKLAGSGALVAISITHLPALALGAAGQADDDAAGPGWAPVPGKARWRIDGIPKVTGQKIYARDFKSRDFVGWPQQENWLYALRCDRVDAVYEGYDLGVLPAELRPIAVVDNALLSARRIPLAPEADPIANQDIYWLARTGHAADCYGQPAALLIFENFDVYRRAKKLLDFNQGVIRYGAPVTRPTAAQAVPFSPVTIYVRDDERGFNYVDNYQTDSSGKPTAEYLKQREEAVANIDATIARNAAAGAWIGVRATGNEGFETPAMDPMFMEPEAGLAWYDASSATMSLVLGTQSANDDATGALALFQGSDIAAKEAHVIACYPGGGFGGRDKSYFPLYLALAAPFATGALRWQQSRYEQFQVGLKRCETQFSESLWFNRRGKLEAITCDFLMNGGGKKNLSPYVAQLAALSAMSCYEIPRARAQAASTYTREVFGGSQRGFGGPQAFMAVETLMDEAARRLGLSPFAIRRANFLGGTPGLGKGRAITGAPILFDLQLDALLDRLEQHPLWRERERTRAERAAHHLRYGVGLAMANEAYGTSGDGMFGMVQILPDSRLRVVTPYTDMGNGAATTLGLAPSEFLGQNAQTIAMSEIGPFNALGLTRSSNPSANPKTVRYTYGSSSACLGAFHQYHAVKGAAQALFLQSVLPAARARWGVPVRAEDVRWANGALVATGLAPISWPTLLDTITELGLQTVAAVHASYAGYFWKGTYPFASGSAQIDYDYVAVGLDPYFLTPLYRTLQAPPVDTSLYGRTTYAPSASLVGVSVDPANGRVKVERVVSAVSVGRQLSPELVEGQSQGAVAMGIGNVLTETCPLGPDGPGGGRWNLDRYEVTRLPDIPEQELIALPPPGNDPANARGIAEAVICPIAPALLNALAMATGRRFRVTPVTPDKIREALQ